The region AGTTGACATTCATATGCAGCGCCTGTATGTCATCCCCGGGAGACAGACTCGTCCAACTGGTGACTGCAGAATAACCGGGGGCACTGGCCCCGGCCTGCAGGGACTTTTTCCGCATCTCTGACTGGGCTTCCATCAAGGCAAACCGGGCATCCTGGAATACCTCAGCCATAATCGGACGCAGGCTCGGATTTTTCATGATCCGCTCCGTCTCCTGTTTGATACGAGCATCGAGATCCTTATTCAATGACATGAACCGATCTCTCAATTCCCTGTCTTCTTCCGGGGTGACTTTCTGGCTTTTATCCTTTCTAAGGTCATTAGCTTCCTGCATAGTTTCGGCTATCTGCACAGTCAGGTCCTTCATGCTTTCTCCGGCTGATCGGGCACTGGCTTCGTCTCTGATCGAGGCCAGCAGATCAGCCTGCTCCTCTTTGATCGCGATCACACGATTCAGCAGCCGCTCCTGGGCACTCGGTAGCCCCAATGACTTACCGATCCCCTTCCAGTCCATCATGAAGATCCCGATCAGTAGCACGATCCCCGCCGCGGCGAACAGTCCGATCCTCAGCAGCATAATCTGATTCTTCTTCGAAGATTTTTTCTTTTTTCCACTCGACCCCGAACGCTTCTTGCGCCGGCGGGGCATCTGGGGATCTGATTCGGAGGTGCTCTGGGGACGGCGACGACGACGGCGAGGGGGCTGGGTACTCACGGCAGGTAACCTGACATCAGGAGGAACTATGAACTGAAAGTGACATGTTAGCGCACCCTCAGTATATACGCCCGTTACCTCTCGTCAATCATTGAAATGATCCACGTTGATTCAATTCACACTTTAATCACACAACCAGAACTCACTTCCCGCCCACAATCTGCACCTGTGCCGGAGAGTCTTTTGCGTCCTCGACCTCCAGTCGCAGCACATCCCGTTCTGGCAGCAGTTCGACCGCAAACGTCAGAGTGTTGATGCCCTTCTGGAGTTCGACTTCGGTTTCCGGCTGGAGGGCAACCGGCTTTTCACCGATCCACAGCTTCAATCCATCGACCGAGTTCAATTTCAGAACCGCTTTGCCGGCCGTTGTGGCATCCAGTTCACAGCGGAGAAACGCGGCGCCGCGGGCCCGCTTCGAAACGTGCAATCTACCGATCTCTTCCAGTTGGTCGAGGGGCAGATTCCCATCCACGCGGCTGTAAGCCGGCTCCCAGACAAACGCCGGGTTGTCGGTCGCCGCGGTCGCATGTCGCGTTCTGCGGATCGCGTTCATCGCTTCGGGAGTATTCTTCATCACCCGCCAGCGACGTACCACGCGATCTTTGCCAATCGTATACGCGTCCGTTTTACCCAGTTCCGACAGGAAGCGAACCAGGTCCACCAGTTCCTGACGCGTCAGCTTGTCCAGAAGCCCTACGGGCATCAATGACGCCGCCGGCGTTTCATCGTCGATCTGATCCAGGGGAACATTCATCAGGTTGTCGTTGGCATCCCGCAGGACCAGCTGGCTGTCAGTCCGTCGCACCAGGACGCCCGAGTGGACCTTCCCCTGCACGGTGACGACCGTCACGGCATTGTAGTTCTCTTTGACCGCTTTATTCGGATCGAGTAGTGAATCGACAATGTAATCCGGCTGAGAGCTTCCTCCCAGGCTGATGATATCGGGACCGACCTTACCGCCGGCACCACCAATCGCGTGACATTTCAGACAAGACAGGTTCTCGCGGCGGAAAATCGCTTCCCCGCGTTGTGGATTTCCACTGGTCCGTACTTCCTTGATGAGTTGTGCCATCTCTTCCGGTGAGAGCTTAACCGGCTGCGGTGCGCCACTGCTGGACAGCCCCCCTGCAGTGGCAATCGCTTTCTCCAGGTTCGGGTTCCCCCGACCGGACGACTGCACCAGGCGGCTCAGTTGAATCGCAGCATCCTTGGAGATCGTTTTTCCTTTCAGAGCATTCACCAGAACACCCACGCCCCCCTTCCGCTGCAGGAAGATATTTGCCACAGCCGACAGCTGCGCGGGAGCAGCATCGCCGTTCATCAGGCTCACTGCCTGCGCTGCAGCCTGTTTGACATTCACTTCCGCCAGCGCCGCGATGGCAGCAATCCGCAGATCCACTGAGGGATCTTTCTGGCTCAGATTAAGTAACAGCGTCTGGTTTTCCTTGCCGCCCAGGCGTGCCAGTGCGAACAGACTCGTGTTGCGCAGCCCAGCCTGTGTTTTTCCTGATTCAGCCAGTTCGCGAATCGGGGTCTGCAATGATTCGATCTTCCACAAACCGGCACAATCGATGGCGGCCTGCTGCACAGCGGTATCTTTTGAACCGAACAACAGCTGCAGTTCTCCGAGATTCCCTGCAGGGCGGACTTTCCGGGTCTGGAATGCCTGGGCCAGTGCCCGCAGGATCGCGGCCTGCTGAGCCGGTTTCGTTTTCGCATCCAGGGCGTGGGCAAACAGCTGTTGCAGGTCCTTGTCATTCCCGAACTTCGCCATCAGATTCAGACTGCTCTGCAGCTGACTGTCCGGCATCTGTCCCTGTTTAATCAGCTTTGTGATCACGGGAGTCACTTCGGGAGAATTGATCGCTGTCAGGGCAAAGGTCAGCTTCCGCGGATCTTTCTGCAGACCGGATTTTCCTTCCAGCACCTGCGGCAGCCAGATCTCACGAGTCTCGCGGGTGGTCAGCCAGAGTGCATAATCCAGAAACTCATCCACAGGATGATCGAGTGCCTGGTACGCATCGTTGAGCACACCGGGCTGATCGTAGGCAGAGAGTGCCCGTACCGCTTCCAGCCTGACCCGGGGATGCTTGTCATTCGCCAGGGGTGCGATCAAAGCGTAGGTGTCAGGCACTTCGTCTTTCCATTCCTTCGCCATACGAACTGCGGCTGCCCGGGCACGCCCGTCTTTCGCCTGCAGACAGGCCTTGAGCAACTCAGGCTGCGGGCTGCTGATGCACTCGGCAACCCAGAGACCTTCCAGACGATTGTGTTCATACTGAGGGTCCTGCGGATCGAGCTTGCTCAGCCAGGTTTTCAGTTCCCCTTCGACTTTCGCACGGCCCCGTTCCCGCAGCACATTCTTGGCATTCTGACGGGTCCACTCTTCCGGTGCTTTGAGATACTCGAGCAGTTCCTCAGTCGAGGCGCCTACCAGGTTCGGACGGGGCAGCGTCGGCTTGCCTTTGTAAGTCACGCGCCAGATACGACCATGCGTATGATCGCGACGCGGATCGCGGAAGTCGACTTCACCATGTTGAATGATCGGGTTGTACCAGTCGGCAATGTAGATCGCACCGTCGGGTCCCATCTTGACGTCAATCGGACGGAACGCGACGTGATCAGTTTTAATCAGCTCGACCTGTTCGCGCGAAACATAGCCCGATTCACTTTCCGTCACCACAAACCGGCAGACGCGATGCCCGCGGAAGTCGTTAGTGATCATATTTCCCTGCCAGTCCTCGGGGAGGTGGCGTCCACTCAGAATTTCCAGGCCACAATGTTTGGGACTGCCGGGATTGAGACCTTTCAGAATTCGATCCATGCCGACCGCCGTCACAAACGCAGCGCCGGGAAACGTGTAGTTGATCCCTTCACCATAAGCACCGTCGGTACAGAACGACTGTCCCCAGCGATCAAAGTGATGTCCCCAGCTGTTGACCATCCCCCGTATGACCACTTCCAGGTCCATCGACTCCGGGCGGTACTTCCAGATGCCGCCACCATTGAGGCGACGCACACCGTAAGGCGTTTCAATGTGACTGTGAATATAAATTGACTGATTGAAATACAGGTGTCCGCCCGGCCCATAGCGGAGGGTGTGCAGAATGTGGTGTGTGTCTTCGGTACCGAAACCGGTCAGCTCGGTTTTGCGGACATCCGCCTTGTCGTCTCCGTCTGTGTCTTTCAGGTGCAGCAGTTCGGTGCTGTTGCCGACATAAGCACCGCCGTCGCCCGGCATCACGGCCGTGGGGATCAGCAGGCCGTCAGCGAACACGGTCGTCTTATCTGCAACGCCGTCTCCATCTTTATCTTCAACGACCAGAATCTTGTCGTTGGCCTTTTCACCCGGTTTGATATGCGGATAGATTTCCGATGAAGCAATCCAGAGCCGTCCCTGCGGATCAAAGTTCATCTGAATCGGTTTGGCGATCTGCGGATCGGCGGCATACAGGTTCACTTCAAACCCTTCCGCGACTTTGAACGACTTGCGCTCCAGTTCCGGATCGGGGGGCGGAATATCGGTCAGATCCCGTTGCGCCCAGGCGAGGGAACCGGTCAACAGGGTCAGCAGACAGGCAAAACAGACGACAATGCGAGGCAGAAATAGTGCGGCTGATTTTATCACAGAATCGATCCTTTAGAGATCAGATGAATCAAATAAGAAAAACAGAAGACAGAGAGTTCAAGCAGCTACTGGGAGACCAGACTGTGTATCTCCGCTTCGTTCTTCTCAATCAGAGGAATGAACTGCGGCAGTTCTTTGGCATTCTGCCCCTGCTCATGTTTGCGGAACCCCAGCAGATAAGTAATATTCTGCGGGCGCCAGTTGTAGAAATACTGGCGGTTCTTCTCAAAGGTTAAATCACGCACCTGCTGATCGACGTCACGCGTGAGTGTGACAGGCTGTAATCCCAGGTCGGCCGCGATAATCTCGGCTGCCTTCTGGTAACCCGCATCTGTCAGGTGGATACTGTTCGTCGTCCACTTCAGTCCCGAATCACCGGCTGGTTCAGGGATCAACTGATTGTACAGATCGACAAAATAATAATTGCCTTTGTGAGCGATCTGCTGCAAAGACTCAGCATAAGCCTTGAGATCCCGATTGTGTTCGGCCGGATCGGGCAGAGGTGCTCCCTGGTTTTCGTAACGATGGGGAGAG is a window of Gimesia chilikensis DNA encoding:
- a CDS encoding PVC-type heme-binding CxxCH protein, producing MIKSAALFLPRIVVCFACLLTLLTGSLAWAQRDLTDIPPPDPELERKSFKVAEGFEVNLYAADPQIAKPIQMNFDPQGRLWIASSEIYPHIKPGEKANDKILVVEDKDGDGVADKTTVFADGLLIPTAVMPGDGGAYVGNSTELLHLKDTDGDDKADVRKTELTGFGTEDTHHILHTLRYGPGGHLYFNQSIYIHSHIETPYGVRRLNGGGIWKYRPESMDLEVVIRGMVNSWGHHFDRWGQSFCTDGAYGEGINYTFPGAAFVTAVGMDRILKGLNPGSPKHCGLEILSGRHLPEDWQGNMITNDFRGHRVCRFVVTESESGYVSREQVELIKTDHVAFRPIDVKMGPDGAIYIADWYNPIIQHGEVDFRDPRRDHTHGRIWRVTYKGKPTLPRPNLVGASTEELLEYLKAPEEWTRQNAKNVLRERGRAKVEGELKTWLSKLDPQDPQYEHNRLEGLWVAECISSPQPELLKACLQAKDGRARAAAVRMAKEWKDEVPDTYALIAPLANDKHPRVRLEAVRALSAYDQPGVLNDAYQALDHPVDEFLDYALWLTTRETREIWLPQVLEGKSGLQKDPRKLTFALTAINSPEVTPVITKLIKQGQMPDSQLQSSLNLMAKFGNDKDLQQLFAHALDAKTKPAQQAAILRALAQAFQTRKVRPAGNLGELQLLFGSKDTAVQQAAIDCAGLWKIESLQTPIRELAESGKTQAGLRNTSLFALARLGGKENQTLLLNLSQKDPSVDLRIAAIAALAEVNVKQAAAQAVSLMNGDAAPAQLSAVANIFLQRKGGVGVLVNALKGKTISKDAAIQLSRLVQSSGRGNPNLEKAIATAGGLSSSGAPQPVKLSPEEMAQLIKEVRTSGNPQRGEAIFRRENLSCLKCHAIGGAGGKVGPDIISLGGSSQPDYIVDSLLDPNKAVKENYNAVTVVTVQGKVHSGVLVRRTDSQLVLRDANDNLMNVPLDQIDDETPAASLMPVGLLDKLTRQELVDLVRFLSELGKTDAYTIGKDRVVRRWRVMKNTPEAMNAIRRTRHATAATDNPAFVWEPAYSRVDGNLPLDQLEEIGRLHVSKRARGAAFLRCELDATTAGKAVLKLNSVDGLKLWIGEKPVALQPETEVELQKGINTLTFAVELLPERDVLRLEVEDAKDSPAQVQIVGGK
- a CDS encoding SGNH/GDSL hydrolase family protein gives rise to the protein MKQRLIPCLLLCICLITQVAAAAPPPLKLKSGDRVIFLGNTMIERSQKFGRWESVFLRSFPEAKLSFRNLGWSGDTVWADSRGIFDPPAVGYQRMIKQIEELKPTLIVLGYGGNEAFAGEKGLPAFENQLHKLLTDLKSTEAKILIVSPHRYENQGAPLPDPAEHNRDLKAYAESLQQIAHKGNYYFVDLYNQLIPEPAGDSGLKWTTNSIHLTDAGYQKAAEIIAADLGLQPVTLTRDVDQQVRDLTFEKNRQYFYNWRPQNITYLLGFRKHEQGQNAKELPQFIPLIEKNEAEIHSLVSQ